TTTCAGCGGCCGTGCCTACGGTCGCGCCCATGAATCGACTGAGAGCGACCGCCCTCACCGGTGCCGCCGTGCTGGCGCTGGTGACGGGCGCCTCCACTTCCTCCGCGGTCGCCGCCCCCGAGCAGCCCGGGACGGTGCGCGTCGGCGGCGGCTCCGGCATCGTCTTCGGCAAGGGCAAGCCCGTCCCCGCGCACGGCGCGACCTGGTGCACGATGACCACCATCGGCCACGACAAGTTCGGCGACCTGGTGGGCCTGACCAACGCCCACTGCTTCTACGGCGACGACAACAAGCCGGTGCTTGGCGACAAGATCTACTACAACAAGGCGAAGCCGGGCACGGCCGCGCAGCCCGCCAAGACCTCCGAGACCGACCTGGCGACGGGCGTGATCGGCGAGGTCGTCCACGTCAGCCTCAGCAACCCGGTGGGCAGCCCCACCAACCCGGGCCTGGACTACTCGGTGATCAAGTTCGACAAGTCCAAGGTCGTTCCGACCGCGACCGTCGGCGACATCACCATCGATGGGATCGGCACCCCGCCCACGCCGGCCACCCGCATGTGCAAGCAGGGCCAGACCACCGGGCTCACCTGCGGATTCATGGTGAGCACCAGCGGTCCGTACTTCGCCCACACCATCTGGGAGGGGCCCGGTGACTCCGGTTCCCCGGTGGTGCTGAACAACAAGCTCATCGGCAACCAGTGGGCCGCCGGGCTGAGCACCTCCATGACCGCCATCCTCGCCGACATGAACAAGC
The window above is part of the Allokutzneria albata genome. Proteins encoded here:
- a CDS encoding trypsin-like peptidase domain-containing protein, producing MNRLRATALTGAAVLALVTGASTSSAVAAPEQPGTVRVGGGSGIVFGKGKPVPAHGATWCTMTTIGHDKFGDLVGLTNAHCFYGDDNKPVLGDKIYYNKAKPGTAAQPAKTSETDLATGVIGEVVHVSLSNPVGSPTNPGLDYSVIKFDKSKVVPTATVGDITIDGIGTPPTPATRMCKQGQTTGLTCGFMVSTSGPYFAHTIWEGPGDSGSPVVLNNKLIGNQWAAGLSTSMTAILADMNKRGQAGAGFTPVAP